From a single Brassica napus cultivar Da-Ae chromosome C9, Da-Ae, whole genome shotgun sequence genomic region:
- the LOC106416456 gene encoding signal peptide peptidase, protein MKNCERIANLALAGLTVAPLVVRVNPNLNVVLTACLTVYVGCFRSVKDSPPTETMSKEHAMRFPLVGSAMLLSLFLLFKFLSKDLVNAVLTAYFFVLGIVALSATLLPAISRFLPKPWNDNLIVWRFPYFKSLEVEFKKSQVVAGIPGTFFCAWYAWKKHWLANNILGLSFCIQGIEMLSLGSFKTGAILLVGLFFYDIFWVFFTPVMVSVAKSFDAPIKLLFPTGDALRPYSMLGLGDIVIPGIFVALALRFDVSKRSQPKYFTSAFVGYVVGVVLTIVVMNWFQAAQPALLYIVPAVIGFLASHCVWNGDIKPLLAFDESSKSTEEEVSKTHEE, encoded by the exons ATGAAGAATTGTGAGCGAATCGCTAATCTCGCTCTCGCAG GCTTGACAGTGGCACCGCTTGTAGTGAGGGTGAACCCAAACTTGAATGTTGTTCTTACGGCATGTCTCACTGTTTACGTGGGTTGCTTCCGTTCGGTGAAGGATTCTCCTCCAACT GAGACCATGTCCAAAGAGCATGCAATGCGTTTCCCGTTGGTTGGGAGTGCTatgcttctctctcttttcttgttGTTCAAGTTTCTCTCGAAGGACCTGGTTAATGCTGTGCTCACAGCTTACTTCTTTGTTCTTGGGATCGTCGCTCTTTC GGCGACACTGCTACCTGCCATCAGTAGATTTCTTCCAAAACCGTGGAATGACAATCTTATCGTCTGGCGCTTTCCTTATTTCAAAT CTTTGGAGGTAGAGTTCAAAAAGTCCCAAGTTGTAGCGGGAATCCCTGGAACCTTCTTCTGCGCGTGGTATGCCTGGAAAAAACATTGGCTGGCTAACAACATCCTTGGCCTCTCCTTCTGCATTCAG GGAATTGAGATGCTCTCTCTTGGATCGTTCAAGACTGGTGCCATCCTTTTG GTTGGACTGTTTTTCTATGATATTTTCTGGGTTTTCTTTACTCCCGTTATGGTCAGTGTTGCCAAATCCTTTGATGCTCCGATAAAG CTTTTGTTCCCTacgggagatgctctaagaCCCTATTCTATGCTTGGGCTTGGTGATATTGTCATTCCCG GTATTTTTGTTGCACTGGCTCTACGATTTGATGTGTCAAAACGTAGTCAGCCAAAATACTTCACAAGTGCATTTGTGGGATACGTTGTTGGAGTTGTCCTCACTATTGTAGTCATGAACTGGTTTCAAGCAGCACAG CCTGCTTTGTTATACATTGTCCCAGCCGTTATTGGGTTCTTGGCTTCTCACTGCGTTTGGAACGGCGACATCAAACCG TTGTTGGCGTTTGATGAATCATCTAAGAGTACTGAGGAAGAGGTTAGTAAGACTCATGAAGAATGA
- the LOC106417108 gene encoding putative F-box protein At3g47150 translates to MQIQNQLWSSVIASQEFRNHHLNIASSSPTPRLLIAFEDFYGAKLPVVSIPNPNVVLSFSSYKDLSMVNIKGKIVYNAGRGLICVGAGFENVGICNPSTRQVHNLPDFKFKQTQIVCPRPMYIFGYDPVGDQYKVLALDDLPWRLEHKIVVLGGEETWRESPCVACPHVVCTKGLYMNGTVYYGAFMKDIDSPYISIIVRFDVRFETFNIFKVPSKLVPVGYEFMWKERGWSPTDKTLLDLLSSCPTLYYLISTILSAWIYFWFPSQKASYY, encoded by the exons ATGCAGATACAA AATCAGCTCTGGTCATCCGTCATCGCCAGCCAAGAGTTCAGAAACCATCACTTGAATATTGCTTCTTCCTcacctactcctcgtctcctcaTTGCTTTTGAAGACTTTTACGGAGCGAAGCTTCCAGTAGTCTCGATACCTAACCCAAACGTAGtactttccttttcttcttaCAAAGATCTGAGTATGGTAAACATTAAAGGGAAGATTGTGTATAACGCAGGTCGTGGCTTGATCTGCGTTGGAGCCGGTTTTGAAAACGTGGGGATTTGTAACCCCAGCACGAGGCAGGTGCATAACTTGCCCgatttcaaattcaaacaaaCTCAAATAGTTTGTCCACGCCCCATGTACATTTTTGGGTATGATCCTGTTGGAGATCAATACAAAGTGCTTGCTCTTGATGACTTGCCTTGGAGATTGGAGCACAAGATTGTGGTATTGGGAGGAGAAGAGACTTGGAGAGAgtctccttgtgtagcatgtcctCACGTTGTTTGTACAAAGGGGTTGTACATGAACGGAACAGTATACTACGGGGCATTTATGAAGGACATCGACTCTCCGTATATTTCTATAATTGTGAGATTTGATGTTAGGTTTGAAACGTTCAACATCTTCAAAGTACCAAGCAAACTTGTACCAGTGGGTTATGAGTTTATGTGGAAAGAGAGAGGGTGGTCTCCCACAGACAAAACTCTGTTGGATTTATTAAGctcatgtccaactctatattatctgattagtacgatattatccgcatggatttacttttggtttccttcccaaaaggcttcgtactattag
- the LOC106417107 gene encoding protein SHORT ROOT IN SALT MEDIUM 1 isoform X1, with amino-acid sequence MYSSRGSGYGQQPYGSQSSYPQNLGSNYPGSSVSGGAEGGSQIPLSSRLPSGAPQETDIGGGYRSQLSTASHYGSLYGTASLASSQPLSTKGVGSSVLDNRSGYVPTLPDSPKYASGSYLSSSAHGYGQKEDDLYSDKLSGYVPVDRRQSSAYLGRELQNDPPARYADSSSFGRQTDLYDRIDQASLLRGEQLLKMQSLHTTSADGGVRQADYLTERSSTVRHSDQEAMHYGRRLESDPHGLSLHSTSSYASQHTPSLLGAAPRRNLDDYIYMDSSSNPGYGVSLPPGRDYGTGKGILTAASLDLDYPGGMLARGGPRVDDLRKDDRASYLREFELREEERRRENLRARDKERERERDRERDRERERELEKEREKQRARDRERDRIREKEREDERERDRKRALERKRDRTPTARATSRDPKERTPVPKAVSRDARSSSLRRDTQHREASIRRPSPVRPIRRDYVCKVLSSRLVDMERDYVTLDKRYPRLFLPSEFSKVVVNWPKQKLTLSMHTAVSFEHDYIEDGGVDVKPTPTKSSAVKIGGKTVWNAKMILMSGLSRTALEDLSSDKLFEERIPHICNILKFAVLKKDHSLMATGGPWDPTDGMDPSVDQSSLITTMLRHTKDKLHLDLSNCRHWNPFLEIHYDRVGTDGVSIFKEITVLFVPDLSECLPSVDAWRTQWLAHRKVLAERDRLLSQEAKKDVIVGKGSDNAGEVAKDAEKKTPGTKKVVKKIVKRVVKRPVNDGKATDKKDEKPVEMDVPGKVAISGDNQGESSDPSAKGNEQTPSKTIVKKKIIKKVAKKKIAEVDNNMDGDLKNNGDNDEEKVVDAEKKTPDSGSMEMKSPAGKKEESASKIVETKQKAGSPSTEKKEGASSSTKKDIKAGEDKKAEKKDKSENQSEGKKVDEKKAKEKINEKEIKERSGKDESIIQVKDKKKSDEPPRPGFVLQVKRNKDSKQLRSLSVSLDSLLDYTDKDVDESSFELSLFAESMFEMLQYQMGTRILEFLKKLRVKFVRERNQRKRRQEELSAKEKEAKAQNKRQKTDKEATVTTESVPEKDDKKNSAKETVANTEDTKKATGDEAATMEADNQDEEDEEIDEDPEEDPEEDPEEDPEECEEMDDENPEQEETAEEPQKNEENSEKTSSAVARPITEVATDRKEEIVEKTDSKSAEIKPKSEIKPKSESGKHGKQEEGTSDAPKKEETVDKELLQAFRFFDRNQTGYVRVDDMRTTMHSLGKFLSHREVKELVLSALLESNTGRDDRILYNKLVRLSL; translated from the exons ATGTATTCCTCAAGAGGGAGTGGCTACGGTCAACAGCCCTACGGTTCTCAATCCAGTTATCCTCAGAAC CTTGGATCTAATTATCCGGGGAGTTCAGTAAGTGGTGGCGCAGAAGGGGGATCTCAGATTCCCTTGAGCTCTCGCCTTCCTTCGGGTGCTCCTCAGGAGACTGACATTGGTGGTGGGTACAGGTCTCAGTTATCCACAGCCAGTCATTACGGGTCTCTGTATGGAACAGCTTCTCTTGCCAGCTCTCAGCCTTTAAGCACCAAAGGCGTTGGCTCATCAGTCTTGGATAACCGCTCTGGATATGTCCCCACTCTGCCGGATTCGCCAAAGTATGCTTCTGGAAGCTATTTGTCTTCCTCTGCCCATGGTTATGGTCAAAAGGAGGACGATTTGTATTCGGATAAGCTCTCTGGTTACGTTCCGGTTGATAGAAGGCAGTCGAGTGCTTATCTCGGTAGGGAGTTGCAAAATGATCCACCTGCTCGTTATGCTGATTCATCTAGTTTTGGTCGTCAG actGATTTGTATGATCGCATTGATCAAGCATCACTCCTCCGGGGAgaacaattattaaaaatgcAGTCGCTCCATACCACTTCTGCTGATGGAGGTGTCAG ACAAGCTGATTATCTTACAGAACGAAGTTCTACTGTACGCCATTCTGACCAAGAAGCTATGCATTATGGAAGAAGGCTCGAGTCTGATCCTCACGGGCTATCACTACACAGCACTTCTTCGTATGCCAGCCAACATACCCCATCGCTATTAGGAGCTGCTCCCCGGCGAAACTTAGATgactatatttatatggacagTTCTTCAAATCCTGGTTATGGCGTCAGTTTGCCTCCAGGCAGGGATTATGGTACTGGGAAAGGCATCCTCACTGCAGCGTCTCTGGACTTGGACTACCCTGGTGGTATGCTTGCTCGTGGTGGTCCTCGTGTTGATGATCTCCGGAAAGATGACCGGGCAAGTTATCTTAGAGAGTTTGAACTAAGGGAAGAAGAGCGTCGCCGTGAGAACCTGCGTGCCAGAGATAAGGAGCGAGAACGAGAGAGGGATCGCGAACGTGATAGAGAGCGAGAACGAGAGCTGGAGAAGGAACGAGAAAAGCAAAGAGCTAGGGACAGAGAAAGGGATCGCATACGGGAGaaggaaagagaagatgaaagagaacGTGATCGAAAACGCGCTCTCGAAAGAAAACGTGATCGGACTCCAACAGCGAGAGCTACGTCCAGGGACCCAAAGGAGCGGACTCCAGTGCCGAAAGCTGTTTCTAGGGATGCACGTAGTTCCTCTTTGCGGCGGGATACACAACATCGTGAAGCATCAATTAG GCGTCCTTCACCAGTTAGGCCAATACGGAGAGATTATGTCTGCAAG GTTTTATCCTCGCGCTTGGTTGACATGGAGAGGGATTACGTGACACTGGATAAAAGATATCCAAGGCTTTTTTTACCTTCTGAGTTTTCCAAG GTTGTGGTGAACTGGCCGAAACAAAAGCTTACACTTTCGATGCATACTGCTGTGAG TTTTGAGCATGATTACATTGAAGATGGTGGAGTTGATGTGAAACCTACGCCCACAAAGTCTTCAGCTGTGAAAATTGGAGGAAAGACTGTTTGGAATGCCAAG ATGATTTTGATGAGTGGCCTGAGCAGGACTGCTCTGGAAGATCTTTCTTCAGATAAATTATTTGAAGAGCGTATACCTCATATTTGCAACATATTAAAGTTTGCTGTTCTTAAAAAAGATCATTCGTTGATGGCCACCGGTGGTCCTTGGGATCCCACAGATGGCATGGACCCATCAGTTGATCAGTCTTCCTTAATCACGACAATGCTGAG ACACACAAAGGATAAGCTTCATCTTGATCTGAGCAACTGCCGTCACTGGAATCCCTTTCTTGAG ATACATTACGACAGAGTTGGTACGGATGGAGTTTCTATCTTCAAAGAGATCACTGTACTATTTGTCCCTGATTTATCAGAATGTCTTCCTTCAGTTGACGCTTGGAGAACCCAATGGTTGGCACACAGGAAAGTTCTTGCTGAGAGAGATAGACTACTTTCTCAGGAGGCTAAGAAAGATGTCATTGTAGGAAAGGGAAGTGATAATGCCGGTGAAGTAGCCAAGGATGCGGAGAAAAAGACCCCAGGAACTAAGAAGGTGGTGAAAAAGATTGTTAAAAGAGTTGTTAAAAGGCCTGTCAACGATGGAAAGGCAACTGATAAGAAAGATGAGAAGCCGGTTGAAATGGATGTTCCTGGAAAGGTTGCCATTTCAGGTGATAACCAAGGGGAGAGCTCAGATCCTAGTGCTAAGGGTAATGAACAGACTCCTTCAAAGACAATcgtaaagaaaaaaatcatcaaaaaagtGGCTAAAAAGAAGATTGCTGAAGTAGACAATAACATGGACGGTGACTTGAAGAATAATGGAGACAATGATGAGGAAAAGGTGGTGGACGCAGAGAAGAAAACTCCTGATTCAGGTAGTATGGAGATGAAATCTCCTGCAGGAAAGAAGGAAGAGAGTGCCTCCAAAATTGTGGAAACAAAACAGAAGGCGGGATCTCCGAGTACTGAGAAAAAGGAGGGTGCTTCTAGTTCAACAAAGAAGGACATTAAGGCAGGTGAAGACAAGAAGGCTGAAAAGAAAGACAAGTCAGAGAACCAATCCGAGGGCAAAAAGGTTGACGAGAAAAAggcaaaagaaaaaattaacgAGAAAGAAATTAAAGAGAGAAGTGGAAAAGATGAGTCCATAATACAAGTGAAGGACAAGAAAAAGTCTGACGAACCTCCTCGGCCAGGATTTGTTCTACAAGTGAAACGGAACAAAGATTCTAAA caGTTGCGTTCACTTTCGGTCTCCCTGGACTCGCTTTTGGATTACACTGACAAGGACGTTGATGAGTCATCATTTGAG CTTTCATTGTTTGCTGAATCGATGTTCGAGATGCTACAGTATCAAATGGGTACTCGTATCTTAGAATTTCTCAAG AAATTACGTGTAAAATTTGTGAGAGAGAGAAACCAACGAAAGAGGCGTCAAGAAGAGTTATCTGCCAAGGAAAAGGAAGCAAAAGCACAAAATAAGCGTCAAAAGACTGACAAGGAAGCCACTGTTACAACTGAATCTGTTCCTGAGAAGGATGACAAGAAAAATTCAGCAAAGGAAACGGTAGCTAACACTGAAGACACTAAAAAAGCCACCGGTGATGAAGCTGCTACGATGGAAGCGGATAACCAGGATGAGGAGGATGAAGAGATTGATGAAGACCCAGAGGAAGACCCTGAAGAGGATCCTGAAGAAGACCCTGAGGAATGCGAGGAAATGGACGATGAAAATCCTGAGCAAGAAGAAACTGCTGAAGAG CCGCAGAAGAATGAAGAAAACAGTGAGAAGACTAGCAGCGCTGTTGCTCGTCCTATAACTGAAGTCGCAACTGATAGAAAAGAAGAGATCGTGGAGAAGACTGATTCCAAATCTGCTGAGATCAAACCCAAGTCTGAGATCAAACCCAAGTCGGAGTCAGGCAAGCACGGGAAGCAAGAGGAAGGAACATCTGATgcaccaaaaaaagaagaaacggtTGATAAAGAGTTGTTGCAG GCTTTCAGATTCTTTGATCGTAACCAAACAGGCTATGTTAGG GTTGATGATATGAGAACAACTATGCACAGCTTGGGAAAGTTTCTATCTCACCGAGAAGTCAAG GAACTTGTGCTGAGTGCTTTGTTAGAGAGCAACACTGGAAGAGATGATCGGATTTTATACAATAAGCTCGTTAGGCTGTCTTTATAG
- the LOC106417107 gene encoding protein SHORT ROOT IN SALT MEDIUM 1 isoform X2 produces the protein MYSSRGSGYGQQPYGSQSSYPQNLGSNYPGSSVSGGAEGGSQIPLSSRLPSGAPQETDIGGGYRSQLSTASHYGSLYGTASLASSQPLSTKGVGSSVLDNRSGYVPTLPDSPKYASGSYLSSSAHGYGQKEDDLYSDKLSGYVPVDRRQSSAYLGRELQNDPPARYADSSSFGRQTDLYDRIDQASLLRGEQLLKMQSLHTTSADGGVRQADYLTERSSTVRHSDQEAMHYGRRLESDPHGLSLHSTSSYASQHTPSLLGAAPRRNLDDYIYMDSSSNPGYGVSLPPGRDYGTGKGILTAASLDLDYPGGMLARGGPRVDDLRKDDRASYLREFELREEERRRENLRARDKERERERDRERDRERERELEKEREKQRARDRERDRIREKEREDERERDRKRALERKRDRTPTARATSRDPKERTPVPKAVSRDARSSSLRRDTQHREASIRRPSPVRPIRRDYVCKVLSSRLVDMERDYVTLDKRYPRLFLPSEFSKVVVNWPKQKLTLSMHTAVSFEHDYIEDGGVDVKPTPTKSSAVKIGGKTVWNAKMILMSGLSRTALEDLSSDKLFEERIPHICNILKFAVLKKDHSLMATGGPWDPTDGMDPSVDQSSLITTMLRHTKDKLHLDLSNCRHWNPFLEIHYDRVGTDGVSIFKEITVLFVPDLSECLPSVDAWRTQWLAHRKVLAERDRLLSQEAKKDVIVGKGSDNAGEVAKDAEKKTPGTKKVVKKIVKRVVKRPVNDGKATDKKDEKPVEMDVPGKVAISGDNQGESSDPSAKGNEQTPSKTIVKKKIIKKVAKKKIAEVDNNMDGDLKNNGDNDEEKVVDAEKKTPDSGSMEMKSPAGKKEESASKIVETKQKAGSPSTEKKEGASSSTKKDIKAGEDKKAEKKDKSENQSEGKKVDEKKAKEKINEKEIKERSGKDESIIQVKDKKKSDEPPRPGFVLQVKRNKDSKLRSLSVSLDSLLDYTDKDVDESSFELSLFAESMFEMLQYQMGTRILEFLKKLRVKFVRERNQRKRRQEELSAKEKEAKAQNKRQKTDKEATVTTESVPEKDDKKNSAKETVANTEDTKKATGDEAATMEADNQDEEDEEIDEDPEEDPEEDPEEDPEECEEMDDENPEQEETAEEPQKNEENSEKTSSAVARPITEVATDRKEEIVEKTDSKSAEIKPKSEIKPKSESGKHGKQEEGTSDAPKKEETVDKELLQAFRFFDRNQTGYVRVDDMRTTMHSLGKFLSHREVKELVLSALLESNTGRDDRILYNKLVRLSL, from the exons ATGTATTCCTCAAGAGGGAGTGGCTACGGTCAACAGCCCTACGGTTCTCAATCCAGTTATCCTCAGAAC CTTGGATCTAATTATCCGGGGAGTTCAGTAAGTGGTGGCGCAGAAGGGGGATCTCAGATTCCCTTGAGCTCTCGCCTTCCTTCGGGTGCTCCTCAGGAGACTGACATTGGTGGTGGGTACAGGTCTCAGTTATCCACAGCCAGTCATTACGGGTCTCTGTATGGAACAGCTTCTCTTGCCAGCTCTCAGCCTTTAAGCACCAAAGGCGTTGGCTCATCAGTCTTGGATAACCGCTCTGGATATGTCCCCACTCTGCCGGATTCGCCAAAGTATGCTTCTGGAAGCTATTTGTCTTCCTCTGCCCATGGTTATGGTCAAAAGGAGGACGATTTGTATTCGGATAAGCTCTCTGGTTACGTTCCGGTTGATAGAAGGCAGTCGAGTGCTTATCTCGGTAGGGAGTTGCAAAATGATCCACCTGCTCGTTATGCTGATTCATCTAGTTTTGGTCGTCAG actGATTTGTATGATCGCATTGATCAAGCATCACTCCTCCGGGGAgaacaattattaaaaatgcAGTCGCTCCATACCACTTCTGCTGATGGAGGTGTCAG ACAAGCTGATTATCTTACAGAACGAAGTTCTACTGTACGCCATTCTGACCAAGAAGCTATGCATTATGGAAGAAGGCTCGAGTCTGATCCTCACGGGCTATCACTACACAGCACTTCTTCGTATGCCAGCCAACATACCCCATCGCTATTAGGAGCTGCTCCCCGGCGAAACTTAGATgactatatttatatggacagTTCTTCAAATCCTGGTTATGGCGTCAGTTTGCCTCCAGGCAGGGATTATGGTACTGGGAAAGGCATCCTCACTGCAGCGTCTCTGGACTTGGACTACCCTGGTGGTATGCTTGCTCGTGGTGGTCCTCGTGTTGATGATCTCCGGAAAGATGACCGGGCAAGTTATCTTAGAGAGTTTGAACTAAGGGAAGAAGAGCGTCGCCGTGAGAACCTGCGTGCCAGAGATAAGGAGCGAGAACGAGAGAGGGATCGCGAACGTGATAGAGAGCGAGAACGAGAGCTGGAGAAGGAACGAGAAAAGCAAAGAGCTAGGGACAGAGAAAGGGATCGCATACGGGAGaaggaaagagaagatgaaagagaacGTGATCGAAAACGCGCTCTCGAAAGAAAACGTGATCGGACTCCAACAGCGAGAGCTACGTCCAGGGACCCAAAGGAGCGGACTCCAGTGCCGAAAGCTGTTTCTAGGGATGCACGTAGTTCCTCTTTGCGGCGGGATACACAACATCGTGAAGCATCAATTAG GCGTCCTTCACCAGTTAGGCCAATACGGAGAGATTATGTCTGCAAG GTTTTATCCTCGCGCTTGGTTGACATGGAGAGGGATTACGTGACACTGGATAAAAGATATCCAAGGCTTTTTTTACCTTCTGAGTTTTCCAAG GTTGTGGTGAACTGGCCGAAACAAAAGCTTACACTTTCGATGCATACTGCTGTGAG TTTTGAGCATGATTACATTGAAGATGGTGGAGTTGATGTGAAACCTACGCCCACAAAGTCTTCAGCTGTGAAAATTGGAGGAAAGACTGTTTGGAATGCCAAG ATGATTTTGATGAGTGGCCTGAGCAGGACTGCTCTGGAAGATCTTTCTTCAGATAAATTATTTGAAGAGCGTATACCTCATATTTGCAACATATTAAAGTTTGCTGTTCTTAAAAAAGATCATTCGTTGATGGCCACCGGTGGTCCTTGGGATCCCACAGATGGCATGGACCCATCAGTTGATCAGTCTTCCTTAATCACGACAATGCTGAG ACACACAAAGGATAAGCTTCATCTTGATCTGAGCAACTGCCGTCACTGGAATCCCTTTCTTGAG ATACATTACGACAGAGTTGGTACGGATGGAGTTTCTATCTTCAAAGAGATCACTGTACTATTTGTCCCTGATTTATCAGAATGTCTTCCTTCAGTTGACGCTTGGAGAACCCAATGGTTGGCACACAGGAAAGTTCTTGCTGAGAGAGATAGACTACTTTCTCAGGAGGCTAAGAAAGATGTCATTGTAGGAAAGGGAAGTGATAATGCCGGTGAAGTAGCCAAGGATGCGGAGAAAAAGACCCCAGGAACTAAGAAGGTGGTGAAAAAGATTGTTAAAAGAGTTGTTAAAAGGCCTGTCAACGATGGAAAGGCAACTGATAAGAAAGATGAGAAGCCGGTTGAAATGGATGTTCCTGGAAAGGTTGCCATTTCAGGTGATAACCAAGGGGAGAGCTCAGATCCTAGTGCTAAGGGTAATGAACAGACTCCTTCAAAGACAATcgtaaagaaaaaaatcatcaaaaaagtGGCTAAAAAGAAGATTGCTGAAGTAGACAATAACATGGACGGTGACTTGAAGAATAATGGAGACAATGATGAGGAAAAGGTGGTGGACGCAGAGAAGAAAACTCCTGATTCAGGTAGTATGGAGATGAAATCTCCTGCAGGAAAGAAGGAAGAGAGTGCCTCCAAAATTGTGGAAACAAAACAGAAGGCGGGATCTCCGAGTACTGAGAAAAAGGAGGGTGCTTCTAGTTCAACAAAGAAGGACATTAAGGCAGGTGAAGACAAGAAGGCTGAAAAGAAAGACAAGTCAGAGAACCAATCCGAGGGCAAAAAGGTTGACGAGAAAAAggcaaaagaaaaaattaacgAGAAAGAAATTAAAGAGAGAAGTGGAAAAGATGAGTCCATAATACAAGTGAAGGACAAGAAAAAGTCTGACGAACCTCCTCGGCCAGGATTTGTTCTACAAGTGAAACGGAACAAAGATTCTAAA TTGCGTTCACTTTCGGTCTCCCTGGACTCGCTTTTGGATTACACTGACAAGGACGTTGATGAGTCATCATTTGAG CTTTCATTGTTTGCTGAATCGATGTTCGAGATGCTACAGTATCAAATGGGTACTCGTATCTTAGAATTTCTCAAG AAATTACGTGTAAAATTTGTGAGAGAGAGAAACCAACGAAAGAGGCGTCAAGAAGAGTTATCTGCCAAGGAAAAGGAAGCAAAAGCACAAAATAAGCGTCAAAAGACTGACAAGGAAGCCACTGTTACAACTGAATCTGTTCCTGAGAAGGATGACAAGAAAAATTCAGCAAAGGAAACGGTAGCTAACACTGAAGACACTAAAAAAGCCACCGGTGATGAAGCTGCTACGATGGAAGCGGATAACCAGGATGAGGAGGATGAAGAGATTGATGAAGACCCAGAGGAAGACCCTGAAGAGGATCCTGAAGAAGACCCTGAGGAATGCGAGGAAATGGACGATGAAAATCCTGAGCAAGAAGAAACTGCTGAAGAG CCGCAGAAGAATGAAGAAAACAGTGAGAAGACTAGCAGCGCTGTTGCTCGTCCTATAACTGAAGTCGCAACTGATAGAAAAGAAGAGATCGTGGAGAAGACTGATTCCAAATCTGCTGAGATCAAACCCAAGTCTGAGATCAAACCCAAGTCGGAGTCAGGCAAGCACGGGAAGCAAGAGGAAGGAACATCTGATgcaccaaaaaaagaagaaacggtTGATAAAGAGTTGTTGCAG GCTTTCAGATTCTTTGATCGTAACCAAACAGGCTATGTTAGG GTTGATGATATGAGAACAACTATGCACAGCTTGGGAAAGTTTCTATCTCACCGAGAAGTCAAG GAACTTGTGCTGAGTGCTTTGTTAGAGAGCAACACTGGAAGAGATGATCGGATTTTATACAATAAGCTCGTTAGGCTGTCTTTATAG
- the LOC106416591 gene encoding auxin-responsive protein IAA9, whose protein sequence is MDGAPYLRKVDQRRYINYMELSSALEKMFTTFTLGKDKLCETKLKDLLNGKDYVLTYEHNYGDWMLLGDVPREMFIDVCKKQKIMKGCDAIGLAAAPRSMGKSKMRAYNLERK, encoded by the exons ATGGATGGTGCCCCTTATCTAAGGAAAGTTGACCAGAGGAGATACATTAACTACATGGAACTTTCTTCAGCCTTGGAGAAAATGTTCACCACTTTTACTCTTG GAAAGGATAAGCTCTGTGAGACCAAACTCAAGGATCTTCTGAATGGAAAAGACTATGTGCTCACTTATGAACACAATTATGGAGATTGGATGCTTCTTGGAGATGTTCCACGGGA GATGTTTATTGATGTCTGCAAGAAGCAGAAGATAATGAAAGGCTGTGATGCCATTGGATTAG CTGCAGCTCCGAGATCAATGGGGAAATCGAAGATGAGAGCTTATAATCTGGAAAGAAAGTGA